The following are from one region of the Nicotiana tomentosiformis chromosome 7, ASM39032v3, whole genome shotgun sequence genome:
- the LOC138895607 gene encoding uncharacterized protein, with amino-acid sequence MPHYDYMWHIWINIRSKFKKRHLKLSELYFATARSYTLDEFNERMSKIEEIDTRVKAYLYDIGYKRWSRVHATVNRMWMMTSNIAESLNVVTKDARELPIVELLEYIRTLLECWTNEKLLKAKGTFTYLGKKYNKELEDNMTLSQKMRVRASIDHIHTMIDGVKRFIICLQNKRCSCGQFQLDELPCAHDLRHKNDSYENYCSPYYTRESLYVTTQKSHHRRRNGT; translated from the exons ATGCCACATTATGATTACATGTGGCATATTTGGATAAATATAAGGTCAAAGTTCAAGAAGAGGCATCTAAAGTTAAGCGAATTATACTTTGCCACGGCACGATCATACACGCTTGATGAATTTAATGAAAGAATGTCAAAAATTGAAGAGATCGACACGCGTGTTAAAGCATACCTATACGATATTGGCTATAAAAGATGGTCTCGGGTACATGCTACGGTGAACAGAATGTGGATGATGACATCAAACATTGCAGAGTCATTGAATGTTGTAACAAAAGATGCAAGAGAGCTGCCCATAGTAGAACTATTAGAGTACATAAGGACTCTTCTTGAATGTTGGACTAATGAAAAGTTATTGAAAGCAAAGGGTACATTCACATACCTTggaaaaaaatacaacaaagagtTGGAGGACAATATGACATTATCGCAGAAGATGAGA GTGAGGGCTTCAATAGATCACATCCATACAATGATAGATGGTGTGAAGCGCTTTATTATTTgtcttcaaaacaagagatgtagTTGTGGACAATTCCAGCTTGATGAACTTCCTTGTGCACATGATTTGAGGCACAAGAATGATTCTTATGAAAACTATTGTTCTCCTTATTACACGAGGGAGAgcctttatgtcacgacccaaaaatcccaccacaggcgtcgtaatggcacctag